A part of Acidimicrobiales bacterium genomic DNA contains:
- a CDS encoding amidohydrolase family protein: MDRYTVISADCHAGAPLRDYKEFLESRYHEDFEGWAAGFVNPFADLERPDADRSWNSERRRNELEEDGIVGEVIYPNTVPPFFPKGGLTALCPGPDEFEHRLAGLRAHNRWLAAFCAELPDRRAGIGQILLNDVEEAVRDVRWIADNGLRGGILLPGMPPDAPVPPLHAPVYDPVWRACEERGVVINAHGGSASPDYGDWPASQLLWLMETTWFSHRPLWSIILSGVFDRFPGLRLVLAEQGSGWVRAALDAMDQHYRSMSGGGIGELRTVGRHGLERMPSEYWHSNCYVAASFMHPADCARRDLIGSDRIMWGSDYPHLEGTYPFSREGMSLTFAGLAPDEAQALLGGTAALVYGFDLDALAPVAARCGPGVDQVAAGLKAVPEGATSLAFRERPPLNV, encoded by the coding sequence GTGGACCGCTACACGGTGATCTCCGCCGACTGCCACGCCGGCGCCCCCCTGCGGGACTACAAGGAGTTCCTCGAGAGCCGCTACCACGAGGACTTCGAGGGCTGGGCGGCCGGTTTCGTCAACCCCTTCGCCGATCTCGAGCGACCCGATGCCGACCGCAGCTGGAACAGCGAGCGCCGGCGCAACGAGCTCGAGGAGGACGGGATCGTGGGGGAGGTGATCTACCCGAACACCGTTCCGCCGTTCTTCCCGAAGGGCGGCCTCACGGCTCTCTGCCCCGGCCCCGACGAGTTCGAGCACCGGCTGGCGGGCCTGCGCGCCCACAACCGCTGGCTGGCCGCCTTCTGCGCCGAGCTACCCGACCGGCGGGCCGGCATCGGCCAGATCCTGCTCAACGACGTCGAGGAGGCGGTGCGCGACGTCCGGTGGATCGCGGACAACGGCCTGCGGGGCGGGATCCTCCTGCCGGGAATGCCGCCCGACGCCCCCGTGCCGCCTCTGCACGCTCCGGTGTACGACCCCGTCTGGCGCGCCTGCGAGGAGCGGGGCGTGGTCATCAACGCCCACGGGGGCAGCGCGTCGCCCGACTACGGGGACTGGCCGGCGTCCCAGCTGCTGTGGCTCATGGAGACGACCTGGTTCTCCCACCGCCCCCTGTGGTCGATCATCCTGTCGGGGGTCTTCGACCGGTTCCCCGGCCTGCGGCTGGTCCTGGCCGAGCAGGGCAGCGGATGGGTGCGAGCCGCACTTGACGCCATGGACCAGCACTACCGCAGCATGTCGGGAGGCGGTATCGGAGAGCTGCGCACGGTCGGTCGCCACGGCCTGGAGCGCATGCCCAGCGAGTACTGGCACTCGAACTGCTACGTGGCCGCCAGCTTCATGCACCCGGCCGACTGCGCCCGGCGGGACCTGATCGGCTCCGACAGGATCATGTGGGGCTCGGACTACCCGCACCTCGAGGGGACCTATCCGTTCTCCCGGGAGGGGATGAGCCTCACCTTTGCCGGCCTCGCCCCCGACGAGGCCCAGGCCCTGTTGGGGGGCACGGCCGCCCTGGTCTACGGCTTCGATCTCGACGCTCTGGCGCCCGTGGCCGCCCGGTGCGGACCGGGCGTGGACCAGGTGGCGGCCGGGCTGAAAGCCGTGCCGGAGGGGGCCACCAGCCTGGCGTTCCGGGAGCGCCCGCCGCTCAACGTCTGA
- a CDS encoding VOC family protein: MGTTTSFGHVGHCVTDLERSRRFYVELFGFEALNEIEVPDTPSDRLLRVPAPVGLRAAYLRKDGFILELMEFRRPGNPPAAERVVNQPGLTHLSFSVDDVDAVTARVEELGGEVLADTHIGTAVFLRDPDGQLIELFPNSSRKWIYGQ; the protein is encoded by the coding sequence TTCGGGCACGTCGGCCACTGCGTGACCGATCTGGAGCGCTCCCGGCGCTTCTATGTCGAGCTGTTCGGATTCGAGGCGCTGAACGAGATCGAGGTCCCCGACACGCCGTCGGACCGCCTCCTCCGGGTCCCCGCCCCGGTGGGCCTGCGCGCCGCCTACCTGCGCAAGGACGGGTTCATCCTCGAGCTGATGGAGTTCCGCCGCCCCGGGAATCCCCCCGCCGCCGAACGGGTCGTCAATCAGCCCGGCCTCACCCACCTGTCCTTCAGCGTCGACGACGTGGACGCCGTCACCGCCCGGGTCGAGGAGCTGGGGGGCGAGGTCCTGGCCGACACCCACATCGGCACCGCCGTGTTCCTCCGGGACCCCGACGGGCAGCTGATCGAGCTGTTCCCGAACTCGTCCCGGAAGTGGATCTACGGGCAGTGA